The following proteins are co-located in the Nocardia bhagyanarayanae genome:
- a CDS encoding phthiocerol/phthiodiolone dimycocerosyl transferase family protein: MSTASVIRPLAPSEQMFAFGEVFVGYSTRVSGRLDLSALSTAFDAVVRAYPILGARLEATGTGGHVLVASPGAAPEISVVDGDPEQLLAGAKFDQSVAVGALCVVRDGDTASVTLVIHHSVADAYHSLAILGDLWSFYRAAAEGGPLVAEVHPYPDPVEVLLAARGIEKFPTPAAAAPAPQSAAIPAAPAPDDIAPGYPMPQTTRCRLSEEATARLVDLGHREQVTMHGLVSAAILLMEAEVRALPLTELMYLYSVDLRARVSPPIGLTDGTDVLGFANYVPSAEAGTTLIGLARGVCDTLRGAVASGFVQQTPLQIPDVAAAGPPKIPGMVVATNWGRVPQLPSQKDLRIDDFRSIFIAKPDRTGRRPAANTCVISTYDGRLSIEIHHQPQTAEQEQRRIELLTATLHSAVETRSPQ, translated from the coding sequence ATGTCCACAGCAAGCGTCATACGCCCGCTGGCGCCGAGCGAACAGATGTTCGCCTTCGGTGAGGTCTTCGTCGGCTACTCGACTCGAGTGTCCGGCCGATTGGACCTGAGCGCGTTGTCGACGGCATTCGACGCCGTCGTTCGCGCCTATCCCATTCTGGGCGCTCGTCTCGAAGCCACCGGGACCGGCGGGCATGTCCTGGTGGCTTCGCCGGGGGCTGCGCCGGAAATCTCGGTGGTCGACGGTGATCCGGAGCAGCTGCTCGCAGGCGCGAAGTTCGATCAGAGCGTAGCGGTCGGTGCGCTGTGCGTGGTCCGCGACGGCGACACCGCGAGCGTCACGCTGGTGATCCATCACAGTGTGGCAGATGCGTACCACTCCCTCGCCATCCTCGGCGATCTGTGGTCGTTCTATCGTGCTGCCGCAGAAGGCGGTCCACTGGTGGCGGAGGTCCATCCCTATCCGGATCCGGTCGAGGTGCTGCTGGCCGCCCGTGGCATCGAGAAGTTCCCGACTCCGGCTGCGGCCGCACCGGCGCCGCAGTCCGCGGCAATCCCCGCCGCGCCCGCACCGGACGACATCGCCCCGGGATATCCGATGCCCCAGACGACGCGATGCCGTCTGAGTGAGGAGGCGACGGCGCGGCTGGTCGATCTCGGGCACCGCGAACAGGTGACGATGCACGGGCTGGTGTCCGCGGCGATCCTGCTGATGGAGGCAGAGGTTCGGGCACTGCCGCTGACCGAGCTCATGTACTTGTACTCCGTCGATCTCCGCGCCAGGGTCAGCCCGCCGATCGGCTTGACCGACGGCACCGACGTGCTGGGATTCGCGAACTATGTCCCGAGTGCGGAAGCGGGGACAACCCTGATCGGCCTGGCCCGCGGTGTCTGCGATACCTTGCGGGGCGCCGTGGCCTCGGGGTTCGTGCAGCAGACGCCCCTGCAGATCCCCGATGTGGCGGCGGCGGGTCCACCCAAGATTCCGGGGATGGTGGTGGCGACGAACTGGGGCAGGGTGCCGCAACTGCCCTCGCAGAAGGATCTGCGTATCGACGACTTCCGCTCGATCTTCATCGCGAAGCCGGACCGAACCGGGCGCAGGCCCGCGGCCAACACCTGCGTCATCAGCACCTACGACGGCCGGTTGAGCATCGAAATCCACCATCAGCCGCAGACCGCCGAACAGGAGCAGCGTCGCATCGAACTGCTCACGGCGACACTGCATTCCGCGGTCGAAACCCGCTCCCCGCAGTGA
- a CDS encoding AMP-dependent synthetase/ligase — protein sequence MTTTEIGYTHESGKTVYTVPEAFQETLTLRPEQVALRTVGGTQQITWREYGERVKSIAAGLARLGVGHGDTVGIMLTNRPEFNLVDTAALHLGATPFSVYNTSSSDQIAHVFTNAANKVVVTEQMFLGAVTGAGVDLAHTVVVDGPATGAITLEEVEANPLDDFDFDAAWRAVTADDLATLIYTSGTTGPSKGVEITHRNVLAQIIALVKGPLPVGFADRTVSYLPAAHVADRISAHGLNLTTGIQITTVTDPREVAAALPDARPTTFFGVPRVWQKIKTGIENKLATEPSTAKKALANWAIGTGIAAARADLAGKGPGALLAVQHKVAETLVLSKLRHALGLDALEVAASGAAPVPPETLEYFLGLGFKMTEVWGMSETTGVGTYTELAKPRPGSVGRTVDGLELRLDTDGEVLVRGPIITRGYRNMPEKTAEAIDADGWLHSGDIGTIDADGYLRIVDRKKELIINEGGKNIAPSNIENAMKAASSLIGQAVAIGDAKPYIAALIVLDPDVAALRAKELGATDADLATLAARPEIVEEVRAAVQAGNSKLSRVEQIKRFTILGAVWEPGGDELTPKMSLKRAPVAIKYAEEIASLYAKEPSDKVISVA from the coding sequence ATGACGACAACAGAAATCGGATACACGCATGAATCGGGCAAAACGGTCTACACCGTGCCCGAGGCGTTTCAGGAGACCCTGACGTTGCGGCCCGAGCAGGTCGCGTTGCGGACGGTCGGCGGCACCCAGCAGATCACCTGGCGCGAGTACGGCGAACGCGTGAAGTCGATCGCCGCGGGCCTGGCCCGGCTCGGTGTCGGACACGGTGACACCGTCGGCATCATGCTCACCAACCGCCCCGAGTTCAATCTGGTCGACACCGCCGCACTGCATCTGGGCGCAACCCCGTTCTCGGTCTACAACACCAGTTCATCCGACCAGATCGCGCACGTGTTCACCAACGCGGCCAACAAAGTCGTTGTGACAGAACAGATGTTCCTCGGTGCGGTAACCGGCGCAGGCGTGGACCTCGCGCACACCGTCGTCGTCGACGGCCCGGCCACCGGCGCCATCACGCTCGAGGAGGTCGAGGCGAACCCGCTCGACGACTTCGATTTCGACGCGGCCTGGCGCGCGGTCACCGCCGACGACCTGGCCACCCTTATCTACACTTCGGGCACCACCGGTCCCTCCAAGGGCGTGGAGATCACCCACCGCAATGTGCTCGCCCAGATCATCGCGCTGGTCAAGGGTCCGCTGCCGGTCGGGTTCGCCGACCGTACGGTGTCCTACCTACCCGCCGCGCACGTTGCCGACCGCATCTCCGCACATGGCCTCAACCTGACCACCGGCATCCAGATCACCACCGTCACCGACCCGCGCGAGGTGGCCGCCGCACTGCCCGACGCCCGCCCGACCACGTTCTTCGGCGTGCCACGGGTGTGGCAGAAGATCAAGACGGGCATCGAGAACAAGCTCGCCACCGAGCCGAGCACGGCCAAGAAGGCGCTCGCCAACTGGGCCATCGGCACCGGAATCGCCGCTGCCCGAGCCGATCTCGCGGGGAAGGGCCCCGGCGCGCTACTGGCCGTCCAGCACAAGGTGGCCGAGACACTGGTGTTGTCGAAGCTGCGGCACGCACTCGGCCTGGACGCGCTGGAGGTCGCGGCCTCCGGCGCCGCACCGGTGCCTCCGGAGACCCTCGAGTATTTCCTCGGCCTCGGCTTCAAGATGACCGAAGTGTGGGGCATGTCCGAGACCACCGGCGTCGGCACCTACACCGAGTTGGCCAAGCCGCGCCCCGGCTCGGTCGGCCGCACCGTCGACGGTTTGGAACTGCGCCTGGACACCGACGGCGAAGTCCTGGTGCGCGGCCCCATCATCACCCGCGGCTATCGCAATATGCCGGAGAAGACGGCCGAAGCGATCGATGCGGACGGCTGGCTGCACAGCGGTGACATCGGCACCATCGACGCCGACGGCTACCTGCGCATCGTCGACCGCAAGAAGGAACTGATCATCAACGAGGGGGGCAAGAACATCGCCCCGAGCAATATCGAGAACGCGATGAAGGCCGCCTCCTCACTGATCGGCCAGGCCGTCGCGATCGGCGATGCCAAGCCCTACATCGCCGCGCTGATCGTGCTCGACCCCGACGTCGCCGCCCTGCGCGCCAAGGAACTCGGCGCCACCGACGCCGACCTCGCCACACTCGCCGCCCGCCCGGAGATCGTGGAAGAAGTGCGCGCCGCGGTGCAGGCGGGCAACAGCAAGCTGTCGCGAGTGGAGCAGATCAAGCGCTTCACCATCCTCGGCGCGGTATGGGAGCCGGGCGGCGACGAACTGACCCCGAAGATGTCGCTCAAGCGCGCCCCGGTCGCGATCAAGTATGCGGAGGAAATCGCGTCGCTGTACGCGAAGGAGCCCTCGGACAAGGTCATCAGCGTCGCGTAA
- a CDS encoding SDR family oxidoreductase — protein MTKPESPSLAGKTMIVTGGSRGIGRAIALRAAADGANITLLARTDQPHPKLPGTIHTAAAEIEAAGARVLPFVGDVRDDDTMAAVVRQTVDRFGGIDIVVNNASAIDLTPTDAMTMKMYDQMQGVNARAAYLLSKLAIPHLRASAAAGRNPHILTLSPPLNLNPAWTGSSLAYLVSKYGMSLTTLGLAEELRDDGIAVNSLWPRTTVATAAVRNLLGGEAAIAKSRTPEICADAAHLVLCSGAAEMTGNLFLDDEVLTAHGVTELDRYRVVPGDGPLELDIFVDA, from the coding sequence ATGACGAAACCGGAATCCCCGTCGCTGGCGGGCAAGACCATGATCGTGACGGGCGGCAGCCGCGGCATCGGCCGGGCCATCGCGCTGCGCGCCGCCGCCGACGGCGCGAACATCACGCTGCTCGCCAGAACCGATCAGCCGCACCCGAAACTGCCCGGCACCATTCACACCGCGGCAGCCGAAATCGAAGCCGCAGGCGCCCGGGTTCTCCCGTTCGTCGGCGATGTCCGCGACGACGACACCATGGCGGCGGTTGTGCGGCAGACGGTCGACCGGTTCGGCGGCATCGACATCGTGGTGAACAACGCCTCGGCGATCGACCTGACGCCCACCGACGCCATGACGATGAAGATGTACGACCAGATGCAAGGCGTGAACGCCCGCGCCGCGTACCTGCTGTCCAAACTCGCCATTCCGCACCTGCGGGCGTCGGCGGCCGCAGGGCGCAACCCGCACATCCTCACGCTCTCCCCGCCGCTCAACCTCAACCCGGCATGGACGGGCTCGTCGTTGGCCTACCTGGTCTCCAAGTACGGGATGAGCCTGACGACACTGGGGCTCGCCGAGGAATTGCGTGACGATGGCATCGCCGTCAACTCGCTGTGGCCGCGGACCACCGTCGCCACCGCGGCCGTGCGTAATCTGCTCGGCGGCGAGGCGGCGATCGCGAAGTCTCGCACCCCCGAAATCTGTGCCGACGCAGCGCATCTCGTGCTCTGTTCGGGAGCGGCCGAGATGACGGGCAATTTGTTCCTCGACGACGAGGTGCTCACCGCGCACGGCGTCACCGAACTGGACCGTTACCGCGTTGTCCCGGGCGACGGCCCGCTCGAACTCGATATCTTCGTCGACGCCTGA
- a CDS encoding GtrA family protein: MGAAAFTLDTAVFLTLKSTVLEAQPIIAKVLAVLAAITLSYILNKQWSFAARGGRRGHHEAALFYLVSFLAIAVNTAPLWVSRYMLHLEVPEVSRFTQNVADFVAAQLIGTALGMVFRFWAFVRVVFPNQVERAPE; the protein is encoded by the coding sequence GTGGGTGCCGCCGCGTTCACGCTCGACACCGCCGTTTTTCTGACCCTCAAAAGCACTGTGCTCGAGGCGCAGCCGATCATCGCGAAGGTGCTGGCGGTGCTCGCGGCGATCACGCTGTCCTACATCCTGAACAAGCAATGGTCCTTCGCCGCGCGCGGCGGGCGGCGCGGCCACCACGAGGCAGCGCTGTTCTATCTGGTCAGCTTCCTCGCCATCGCTGTCAACACCGCGCCACTGTGGGTGTCGCGCTACATGCTCCACCTCGAGGTGCCCGAGGTCTCCCGGTTCACCCAGAACGTCGCCGATTTCGTGGCCGCGCAGCTGATCGGTACCGCGCTCGGTATGGTGTTCCGGTTCTGGGCCTTCGTACGGGTGGTGTTCCCGAATCAGGTGGAACGCGCACCCGAGTAG
- a CDS encoding type I polyketide synthase has protein sequence MKRKKPRRRADLEQATGAPSVQSIAVVGMSCRFAGGADSPEALWRLLIGEVDAVADAPPAGRWPAGNYHDTERGAPGKTVSIAGAYLPDVELFDAEFFGITPREAADMDPQQRLALELSWEAFEDAGIRPDTVPDTGVYFANKFNDYRAVKLSRGPAATTPFTSTGDVEGVIANRVSYFLGFDGPSMTVNASCAGSLVAVHLACQALRAGESTVAIAGGVQLNLIPDTAIGLSKLGVLSPGGRSRAFDATADGYVRGEGGAVVVLKPLPAALRDGDRIYCTVLGSATNNNGHHHKGMAAGAAGGGVGKYSMPASSAAGQEQLLRRACARAGVDPSTVDYVEAHGTGTAVGDRAELTALGTVYGAAKSGGTPLTVGSVKTNIGHTEAAAGMAGLLKVALALRHRQIPRSLHFDRAAPDLDLAGAGVQVANTLLPWPERDVPARAGVSAFGFGGSNAHAIVEEAPPEIADGPEPNNGATPTDTETRSAERLIVLSARTEPALREQVRRLHDHLSSHPGITLDDLAHTLCRTRTPFAHRLSLVASTVAEVRSFLHETLRDTAPTEMEYPSQASALMVAAALRPGTVPRRGLLQAVGALFERGVDPDWSAVNPPGRVVSLPTYPFQRQRHWAIPAETEPVRDDHSENTAVAGDSTHVWSHPVGVVALRDTVAGELAEVIGVESDGIHHTRNFDQLGVGSVHAVELSSRLSARLGITVPAAIIWGHPTVELLTAELSARLEATNHPAAPPATGAHELPDSTEPALLARPPHISADEEVLSTAELLTLGRELLG, from the coding sequence GTGAAACGGAAGAAGCCGCGGCGGCGCGCCGACCTCGAGCAGGCGACGGGCGCGCCGAGCGTGCAATCGATCGCCGTGGTAGGCATGAGCTGCCGATTCGCCGGCGGCGCGGATTCACCGGAAGCCCTGTGGCGCTTGCTGATCGGCGAGGTAGACGCAGTGGCGGACGCGCCACCGGCAGGCCGGTGGCCGGCCGGGAATTACCACGACACCGAGCGCGGCGCCCCGGGCAAAACCGTCTCGATCGCGGGCGCCTACCTGCCCGATGTCGAGTTGTTCGATGCCGAGTTCTTCGGGATCACCCCGCGCGAGGCCGCCGATATGGACCCGCAGCAGCGGCTCGCGTTGGAATTGTCATGGGAGGCATTCGAGGACGCGGGAATTCGACCCGACACCGTTCCCGACACCGGCGTGTATTTCGCCAACAAGTTCAACGACTATCGGGCGGTGAAGTTGAGCCGCGGCCCCGCCGCCACGACACCCTTCACCAGCACCGGCGACGTGGAGGGCGTCATCGCGAACCGCGTGTCGTATTTCCTCGGTTTCGACGGGCCGAGCATGACGGTCAACGCCTCCTGTGCGGGTTCGCTGGTCGCGGTTCACCTGGCCTGCCAGGCGCTGCGCGCGGGCGAAAGCACGGTCGCGATAGCAGGCGGTGTCCAGCTGAATCTCATCCCGGACACCGCGATCGGCCTGTCCAAGCTCGGTGTGCTCTCCCCGGGCGGCCGCTCTCGCGCCTTCGATGCCACGGCCGACGGTTATGTGCGCGGCGAAGGCGGCGCGGTGGTCGTGCTGAAACCGCTGCCCGCGGCATTGCGCGACGGCGACCGCATCTACTGCACCGTGCTCGGCAGCGCCACCAACAACAACGGCCACCACCACAAGGGGATGGCAGCCGGCGCAGCCGGTGGTGGGGTGGGTAAGTACAGCATGCCCGCCAGCAGCGCCGCCGGGCAGGAACAATTGCTGCGGCGCGCCTGTGCCCGTGCGGGCGTGGACCCGTCGACCGTCGACTATGTCGAAGCCCACGGCACCGGCACCGCCGTTGGCGACCGCGCCGAGTTGACCGCTCTGGGTACCGTCTACGGTGCGGCCAAGAGCGGTGGGACCCCACTGACCGTCGGTTCCGTCAAGACGAATATCGGGCACACCGAGGCGGCCGCCGGGATGGCCGGACTGCTCAAGGTCGCACTCGCGCTGCGGCATCGTCAGATCCCGCGCAGCCTGCATTTCGACCGTGCCGCACCGGATCTCGACCTCGCTGGGGCGGGCGTGCAGGTCGCGAACACCCTGCTGCCGTGGCCCGAACGGGACGTACCGGCCCGCGCCGGGGTGAGCGCCTTCGGTTTCGGCGGCTCCAACGCGCACGCGATCGTAGAAGAAGCCCCGCCCGAGATCGCGGATGGCCCGGAGCCGAATAATGGCGCGACCCCGACCGATACGGAGACACGCTCCGCAGAGCGTTTGATCGTATTGTCCGCACGCACCGAACCCGCACTGCGCGAGCAGGTTCGCCGCCTCCACGACCACCTCTCCAGCCATCCCGGCATCACGCTCGACGATCTCGCGCACACGCTCTGCCGCACGAGAACTCCTTTCGCGCATCGTCTTTCGCTGGTGGCGAGCACGGTGGCAGAGGTGAGGAGCTTCCTGCACGAGACGCTTCGCGACACCGCGCCGACCGAGATGGAGTACCCATCCCAAGCTTCGGCCTTGATGGTTGCCGCAGCCCTGCGACCGGGTACGGTGCCGCGCCGCGGACTGCTGCAAGCGGTCGGCGCGCTGTTCGAACGCGGTGTCGACCCGGATTGGTCCGCGGTCAACCCACCCGGCCGGGTGGTGTCGCTGCCAACGTATCCGTTTCAGCGGCAACGCCATTGGGCCATCCCCGCGGAGACCGAGCCGGTGCGCGACGATCACTCCGAAAACACTGCGGTAGCGGGCGATTCGACGCACGTGTGGAGTCATCCGGTCGGCGTCGTCGCGCTGAGGGATACGGTGGCGGGGGAACTGGCCGAGGTCATCGGAGTCGAGTCCGACGGCATCCACCACACCCGGAACTTCGATCAGTTGGGTGTCGGTTCGGTACACGCCGTCGAACTCAGCTCCCGTCTCAGCGCCCGCCTCGGCATCACCGTCCCCGCGGCGATCATCTGGGGCCACCCCACCGTCGAACTGCTCACCGCCGAACTGTCCGCCCGTCTCGAGGCGACGAACCATCCCGCGGCGCCACCGGCAACCGGGGCGCACGAGCTCCCGGACAGTACCGAGCCTGCGCTCCTCGCCCGCCCGCCGCACATATCGGCGGACGAGGAGGTTCTCTCCACGGCCGAACTGCTGACGCTCGGCCGCGAGCTGCTCGGCTGA
- a CDS encoding cytochrome P450 produces MKAPGPGLVETGRMLPKLAKNPLATVGSLLDGYGDVVRVKAGPMLVYLVADPAMTEYVLKENYINYRKSPIYDEFSILLGEGQLTTNNLDYWRKQRKLISPAFSHTHVKGFADDITDSAAAMLDRWDAAAGEYRDIYDDYVKLLLAVTGRILFSIDLSTDTTQVTDAMRAAFAFIMKRVNAPVKLPQSFPTPEARRVAHKVGELDDVVRHLIAERRSGGDTSDVLTALVRARDEGGLGMREEDLLNEIKTLLVAGHESPANALSWACYLLAAHPEIQERLAGEVRDVLGDRAPTFADLGQLSYCRMVIEETMRLYPPAWIVERTPIADDEIGGYHVPAGARVTLCMYYIHRDKRLWDDPAEFRPERFADKEVAERHKFAFFPFSGGPRICLGKDMSMTEMVLILAMTVQRFRLELDSAHPVVPLASVNLRPEFGIRIRPVRRATQPALA; encoded by the coding sequence ATGAAAGCACCCGGTCCAGGACTGGTCGAAACCGGCCGCATGCTGCCGAAACTGGCGAAGAACCCACTGGCGACGGTGGGCAGTCTGCTCGACGGCTACGGCGACGTGGTCCGGGTGAAGGCCGGGCCGATGCTGGTCTATCTGGTCGCGGACCCGGCGATGACCGAATACGTGCTCAAGGAAAACTACATCAACTATCGCAAGAGCCCCATCTACGACGAGTTCAGTATCCTGCTCGGCGAGGGCCAGCTGACCACCAACAACCTGGACTATTGGCGCAAGCAGCGCAAGTTGATCAGCCCGGCGTTCTCCCATACGCACGTCAAGGGATTCGCCGACGATATCACCGACAGCGCGGCGGCCATGCTGGATCGCTGGGATGCCGCGGCGGGCGAATACCGCGACATCTACGACGACTACGTCAAGCTGCTGCTCGCGGTCACCGGACGCATCCTGTTCAGCATCGACTTGTCCACGGACACAACACAGGTCACCGATGCGATGCGGGCCGCCTTCGCGTTCATCATGAAGCGGGTCAACGCCCCGGTGAAGCTGCCACAATCGTTCCCGACGCCGGAAGCGCGGCGGGTCGCCCACAAGGTAGGCGAACTCGACGACGTCGTGCGGCACCTCATCGCGGAACGCAGGAGCGGCGGCGACACCTCGGACGTGCTCACCGCGCTGGTCCGCGCCCGCGACGAGGGCGGGCTGGGCATGCGGGAGGAAGACCTGCTCAACGAGATCAAGACGCTGCTCGTGGCGGGGCACGAGTCACCGGCCAATGCGCTGTCATGGGCGTGCTATCTGCTGGCCGCGCACCCGGAGATTCAGGAACGCCTCGCGGGCGAGGTCCGCGACGTGCTCGGCGACCGTGCCCCGACCTTCGCCGACCTCGGACAGCTCAGCTACTGCCGGATGGTCATCGAGGAGACGATGCGGCTGTACCCGCCCGCGTGGATCGTCGAACGCACGCCGATCGCCGACGACGAGATCGGCGGGTATCACGTACCGGCGGGCGCCCGGGTCACGTTGTGCATGTACTACATTCACCGCGACAAGCGGTTGTGGGACGACCCGGCGGAGTTCCGGCCCGAGCGCTTCGCCGACAAGGAAGTGGCCGAACGTCACAAGTTCGCGTTCTTTCCGTTCTCCGGCGGGCCGCGCATCTGCCTCGGCAAGGACATGTCCATGACCGAGATGGTGCTGATCCTGGCCATGACCGTGCAACGCTTCCGGCTCGAGCTGGACAGCGCGCACCCGGTGGTGCCGCTGGCGTCGGTGAACCTGCGCCCGGAGTTCGGCATCAGGATCCGACCCGTGCGCAGGGCTACCCAGCCGGCACTGGCCTGA
- a CDS encoding flavin-containing monooxygenase has translation MKTYCVIGAGAAGLATARVFAACGIAFEVLEATDGIGGIWDARRSDSPVTRNTHVIASKGVQAFPGFPMPEDYPDYPGHELVLRYLQNYADAAELAPHIRLNTEVRRVEPAADGPDAGWEVTLGDGTRKSYAGVVIATGHDRTPRRIDFPGNSTVPVLHSSEYRHPEQIIGKRVLVVGAGQSAADILSDCAVNAALTLHSSRRGFYCMPKYLLGRPTDSMLQGRMWRPMRKRAFQTLFSYLRRRSRSFGLPVPDFDNGIVIPVLGDQLHHYYTHGDITPKPDIASIEDDRVTFADGSEEKVDMVILATGFVPNYPVVDRAHLNWDEGSLRPGLYLNIFPPGAPGLFVVGMVRPIGSHWDVYAHQAELVAEYVRAKAAGAQRIERFVRATHGAQPDLYAGLRLYHAEQYPLVVEKQDYVNQLRKHAKLLK, from the coding sequence ATGAAAACCTATTGTGTGATCGGCGCCGGTGCGGCCGGATTGGCGACGGCTCGGGTGTTCGCCGCGTGCGGAATCGCGTTCGAGGTGCTGGAGGCGACGGACGGGATCGGCGGGATCTGGGACGCGCGCCGCTCGGATTCGCCGGTCACCCGCAATACCCATGTGATCGCTTCCAAAGGGGTGCAGGCATTTCCGGGCTTTCCGATGCCGGAGGACTATCCGGACTATCCCGGACATGAGCTGGTTCTGCGCTATCTGCAGAACTACGCCGACGCCGCTGAACTCGCACCGCATATCCGATTGAACACCGAGGTGCGGCGGGTCGAGCCCGCCGCGGACGGACCGGACGCCGGATGGGAGGTGACCCTCGGCGACGGCACCCGGAAGTCGTACGCGGGCGTGGTCATCGCCACCGGGCACGACCGGACGCCGCGTCGTATCGACTTCCCGGGCAACAGCACAGTGCCCGTGCTGCATTCGAGCGAATACCGGCATCCGGAGCAGATCATCGGCAAACGCGTCCTGGTGGTGGGCGCGGGGCAGTCGGCGGCCGACATCCTGTCCGACTGCGCGGTGAACGCGGCGCTGACCCTGCACAGCAGTCGGCGTGGGTTCTACTGCATGCCGAAGTATCTGCTCGGGCGGCCCACGGACAGCATGCTGCAGGGACGCATGTGGCGGCCCATGCGCAAGCGGGCCTTCCAAACGCTGTTCTCCTACCTGCGCCGGCGATCCCGGTCGTTCGGGCTGCCGGTGCCCGATTTCGACAACGGCATCGTCATTCCGGTGCTGGGCGATCAGCTGCACCACTACTACACGCACGGCGACATCACGCCGAAACCCGATATCGCCTCGATCGAGGACGACCGAGTGACCTTTGCCGACGGCAGCGAGGAAAAGGTCGACATGGTCATCCTGGCAACGGGTTTCGTGCCGAACTATCCAGTTGTCGACCGAGCCCACCTCAACTGGGACGAGGGGTCGCTGCGGCCGGGGCTGTACCTCAACATCTTTCCGCCTGGCGCACCCGGCCTGTTCGTTGTCGGGATGGTGCGGCCGATCGGCTCCCATTGGGACGTCTACGCGCACCAGGCCGAACTCGTCGCCGAGTATGTGCGGGCGAAAGCGGCTGGGGCGCAACGGATCGAGCGCTTCGTCCGCGCTACCCACGGTGCGCAACCCGATCTGTATGCCGGACTGCGTCTCTACCACGCGGAGCAGTACCCGCTCGTGGTGGAGAAACAGGATTACGTGAACCAGCTGCGCAAGCACGCGAAGCTGTTGAAGTGA
- a CDS encoding glycosyltransferase family 87 protein — MISRTWTRFRGALDYYAAMYAVFVVGILVPVAMITLSLTGLSGAATALLGIVCAAVLFVLFVPSVPVEWRDVMRSKPIVVRVLWSVAILAVVLVLARLTQFILDADNVDSSLSAEDDFLVKKSHLTGYISGALVAEDDPANLYNRHRYESPQADSVLPSVLPQDRDAYLYPPPFLLLPRLLLVFSHDFGTLRALYYSLYVAIVLIGMLGIARWVGGKQGGVLAALTPVVWLSLPTLATLQIGNIHVLILYVGGAGAMVLFHLRRNVFGGAALAFAIIAKVSPAILLVYLLVQRRWRPAVWTAAFGGIYSLATLLIFGREPWRHFLSDGTWQKLASGEFHEFVLVERANQLVNYSPYGLPYKTNIMGWDIGDPTGPARLVTNIYTLLLVILVAVTAVRIHRRLRAGAEGARFRAENLAIWLAVLTLASFRAPFGPWVYIAVGAVWMFAVYAGLMRGSKRNITLLTVAWLVVAVYNENVYFTLVAQTIIYVACFAVAWRASGGTEAEETPGVDASKPEPVGAA; from the coding sequence ATGATATCCAGGACATGGACCAGGTTCCGTGGCGCACTCGACTACTACGCCGCGATGTACGCGGTGTTCGTCGTTGGCATTCTCGTCCCCGTCGCGATGATCACGCTGTCGCTCACCGGATTATCGGGCGCGGCCACCGCACTGCTCGGAATCGTCTGCGCGGCAGTGCTGTTCGTTCTGTTCGTGCCGTCGGTGCCCGTCGAATGGCGGGACGTGATGCGCAGCAAGCCGATCGTCGTGCGGGTGCTGTGGAGCGTGGCCATCCTCGCAGTTGTGCTCGTGCTCGCCCGGCTGACGCAGTTCATTCTCGACGCGGACAATGTGGACAGTTCGCTGTCGGCCGAGGACGACTTCCTGGTGAAGAAGTCCCATCTGACCGGCTATATCAGCGGCGCTCTTGTCGCCGAGGACGACCCGGCCAACCTGTACAACCGGCATCGGTACGAGTCCCCGCAGGCGGATTCGGTGCTGCCGAGCGTGCTCCCGCAGGATCGCGACGCTTATCTGTACCCGCCGCCGTTCTTGCTGCTACCGCGGCTGCTGCTCGTGTTCAGCCACGATTTCGGCACGCTGCGGGCGCTGTATTACTCGTTGTACGTCGCCATCGTGCTGATCGGCATGCTGGGAATCGCCCGCTGGGTGGGCGGTAAGCAGGGCGGCGTGCTCGCCGCGTTGACGCCGGTCGTGTGGCTCAGCCTGCCGACCCTGGCGACCTTGCAGATCGGCAATATCCACGTGCTGATCCTGTATGTCGGCGGTGCGGGCGCCATGGTGCTGTTCCATCTGCGGCGCAACGTATTCGGCGGCGCGGCGCTGGCTTTCGCGATCATCGCCAAGGTGTCACCGGCGATCCTTCTGGTGTATCTGCTCGTACAACGACGCTGGCGACCCGCGGTGTGGACCGCGGCGTTCGGCGGAATCTATTCGCTCGCGACACTACTCATCTTCGGACGTGAGCCGTGGCGGCACTTCCTGTCCGACGGCACCTGGCAGAAGCTGGCCAGCGGCGAGTTCCACGAGTTCGTCCTCGTAGAACGGGCTAATCAGCTGGTCAACTACTCGCCCTACGGGCTGCCGTACAAGACGAACATCATGGGCTGGGATATCGGCGATCCCACCGGACCCGCCCGGCTTGTCACCAACATCTATACGCTGCTGCTGGTGATCCTGGTCGCGGTCACCGCGGTGCGGATCCACCGGCGGCTGCGCGCCGGAGCGGAGGGTGCGAGGTTCCGGGCCGAGAACCTCGCCATCTGGCTGGCGGTGCTCACGCTGGCCTCGTTCCGGGCGCCGTTCGGGCCGTGGGTGTACATCGCGGTCGGCGCGGTGTGGATGTTCGCGGTATACGCCGGCTTGATGCGGGGGAGCAAACGCAACATCACGCTGCTCACCGTGGCCTGGCTCGTTGTCGCGGTTTACAACGAGAATGTGTACTTCACGCTGGTCGCGCAGACGATCATCTACGTCGCTTGCTTCGCGGTGGCCTGGCGGGCGAGCGGCGGCACCGAGGCCGAGGAAACCCCCGGCGTCGACGCGTCGAAGCCTGAACCGGTTGGTGCGGCATGA